CCCACCTCAAGACCCGCTTCGACGCCTCGAACGCCACCGTGCAGAAGGCACTCCAACTCCTCAAGGACGAGGGCCTGGTGGTGGGGCGGGCCGGAGCCGCGGTCACCGTTCGAGAACACCGCCAGCGCACCATGCGGCCCGCCGCGTTCATGGCACCGGCTGCGCCCGGGGAGCCCTACCGCTGGCTCGCCGAAGCGGCCAAGCACGGCGCGAGTGCCCGCAGTGACTTGCTGGATGTGGTCGAGTGCTGTCCGCCCGCCGACGTCCGCGCGGCCCTCGGTCTACCCGAGGGCGGCTTGGCGCTGCTCCGCTGCCAGTTGCTCCTCATCGACGACGAGCCCGCTGAACTCGTGCGGTCGTACTACCCGTTGGACATCGTCCGCGATACGGCGATGATGGATCGCCGCAAGATCAAGGGCGGTACTCCCGCCCTTCTCGCGGACTTGGGTCATCCACCCCGTCGCAGTGTGGACCGCGTCTCCGCGAGGATTCCCACCCAGGACCAGTACCAGGCGCTGAACCTTCCCGGCGGCCTGCCGGTGCTGCGTACCCTTCGCGTCGTCTACAGCGACGACGAACGTCCCATCGAGGCGACGGTCATGGTGAAGGCGGGCCATCTCTACGAGTTGGAGTACGAGTTCATGGCCGAGTGACCGGTACGACCCATGGGCCACGGACGCCAGGCACCGCTGTGGCGGTCCGGTGGGTGAAGTGTGAAGGGCTTTGCTCGGCGTTGCCTACTGGTCAGTCGTGTTTTAGGTATGGGATCAAGAACTTCAGATCTCAAGTAATACATAAGTGAAAGGGATGGCCTCCGCCTCATGAAACCCCCCACTCAGAGGCCCGGGTACCTGCTGCGCGGCACGCTCGCCGTCATCGCCGCCGGGCTCGCCGCCGTGGTTCCGCTGGCGGGAACGGCTGCCGCGACTCCGTTGACCGGCAAGGCGCAGCGGACCGTCACCACGGCCGACGGCGACACCTTCCGGCTGCGGCTGAAAGCCGGCCCCGTCGTCCTGCCCGCCGCCGGCGGCACCGTCGACGTCAAGGGCGCCGGATACAACCGCGCGCAGGGCATCTTCCTCGCCTTCTGCGTGATCCCGGACGGCGTCAGGGTCGGTGACCCCTCGACGTACACCACGCTTCCCGGCCCCTGTCTGCCCGGCCGTGAGGCGCAGGACGGGTCGTCGCGCCGGATCACCGACACCGGGGCGGGGACGCCGGGCATCACCCTCCCCTACGAGAAGGGCGGCAAGTTCCGTACGACGCTGAACCTCCGGCCCGGGATCGCGGACGGCAAGGTGTGCGGCGAGACCGTGCGCTGTGCCATCGTCACCCGCGCCGACTTCACGGCGACGAACGAGCGGCTGTACGACCAGTACATCCCGGTCCACTTCGTGCCGGGCGGCACGGTGCGCTGACGCGATCACCGGCAGGGGCCGGGCGGGGTGGCGGGACGGTGGTGCGGCCGGTACGGCCAGTACGACCGGTACGGCCGCCCCGCCCGGCGTGAGGTC
The DNA window shown above is from Streptomyces akebiae and carries:
- a CDS encoding GntR family transcriptional regulator — encoded protein: MTMPKAEPDASDRRSLHERIAADLRDDIMSGELPPGAKLPSTTHLKTRFDASNATVQKALQLLKDEGLVVGRAGAAVTVREHRQRTMRPAAFMAPAAPGEPYRWLAEAAKHGASARSDLLDVVECCPPADVRAALGLPEGGLALLRCQLLLIDDEPAELVRSYYPLDIVRDTAMMDRRKIKGGTPALLADLGHPPRRSVDRVSARIPTQDQYQALNLPGGLPVLRTLRVVYSDDERPIEATVMVKAGHLYELEYEFMAE